The Terriglobales bacterium genome includes a region encoding these proteins:
- a CDS encoding sigma-70 family RNA polymerase sigma factor — translation MSRTIAAQSMAEQVEAVVRQHARFVYQVAYAVLRHPQDAEDVAQETFIRVWKHAKELAGVLNQRAWLARIAWRVAIDRRRKHPLIGTDEDLPELPANGTGAEESVIRRQQVVLLERMIATLPRELQETLTLSTVEEMTSVEIGEVLDIPESTVRVRMLRARQMLREKLQAITERNKDGTKRFKAGAEV, via the coding sequence TTGAGCCGAACGATTGCGGCGCAGTCCATGGCCGAGCAAGTGGAGGCAGTGGTGCGACAGCATGCGCGCTTTGTCTACCAGGTGGCGTATGCAGTGTTGCGCCACCCGCAAGACGCAGAAGATGTGGCACAAGAGACGTTCATTCGCGTCTGGAAGCACGCCAAAGAGCTCGCTGGGGTCCTGAATCAACGTGCTTGGCTGGCGCGCATCGCATGGCGGGTGGCGATTGACCGGCGGAGGAAACATCCGCTGATAGGCACTGACGAAGATTTGCCGGAGCTGCCGGCTAACGGTACCGGAGCCGAGGAGAGCGTAATTCGCCGACAGCAGGTCGTGCTGCTGGAGCGCATGATTGCGACACTGCCAAGAGAATTACAGGAAACCTTGACGCTTTCCACTGTAGAAGAAATGACCTCGGTGGAGATCGGAGAGGTGCTGGACATCCCAGAGTCGACCGTGAGGGTGCGGATGTTACGGGCGCGCCAGATGCTGCGGGAAAAATTGCAGGCCATCACAGAACGGAACAAAGACGGGACGAAAAGATTTAAAGCTGGAGCAGAAGTATGA